The DNA sequence TTTATCAAAAACGGCAATATCGGCGACCTTGCCCCGTTCCAAGCCTCCAAAACGATCATCTATGCCCAGCAAGCGGGCCGGTACCAAGCTGCCCATGCGCGCCAGGTCCGGAAACGAAACATCGAATGCCTCCCGAATTCCCCGGAGCATCTGATTTAGGGAAGTGGTGCTTCCGGCTAAGCTGTCAGTGAAAGGAATACGGGCTATTCCTCCGGAGACCTTCATAGCCTGACCACCCAGAGTATAGTCGCCATCCCCCAAGCCAGCTGCCCGAACCGCATCGCTGACCAGCACGAGATTGTCCTGATTCTTGAGCTTAAGAACCAGTTGCATCACCTCCCGCACCACATGTACTCCGTCGGCAATTAATTCAACAGCGATTTCCGGAAAACCGAGAGCAAAACTCAGAAAATTGGCCTGCCGGTGATGAAGCGGGTCCATGGCGTTGAACACATGAGTGACTAACCGGGCCCCGCGATAGAAAGCCTTTTGAGAGGTTTGGTAGTCGGCTTCGGTATGGCCCAGGGAAATCAGGACACCACGGCGGGTCAGAACATCGATCGCCTCCAAGGCTCCCGGCAATTCAGGCGCGATGGTCATCCGAGCAAAAAGGCTTTCCCCCTCCTTAAAAAAATCATCGATTTCCCCCCAGTCAGGATTTCTTAAATACTGGGGATTATGAGCCCCCCGCCGGTTCATGGAAAGATACGGTCCTTCCAGGTGAAGACCCGGCAGGCGGGGACCTTTGGTCTTGCTATCCAAGACCTCCCGCAGCGTTC is a window from the Atribacteraceae bacterium genome containing:
- the nagA gene encoding N-acetylglucosamine-6-phosphate deacetylase — its product is MKARNITGNIVTPYRVISQGTLFLRGDRIERVCGPGEELPKGECFAFPGHFLFPGLIDLHIHGVLGEDSTDGRADGLEIIRSYLMTCGVTTFLPTTMSERREAVLGAFRTLREVLDSKTKGPRLPGLHLEGPYLSMNRRGAHNPQYLRNPDWGEIDDFFKEGESLFARMTIAPELPGALEAIDVLTRRGVLISLGHTEADYQTSQKAFYRGARLVTHVFNAMDPLHHRQANFLSFALGFPEIAVELIADGVHVVREVMQLVLKLKNQDNLVLVSDAVRAAGLGDGDYTLGGQAMKVSGGIARIPFTDSLAGSTTSLNQMLRGIREAFDVSFPDLARMGSLVPARLLGIDDRFGGLERGKVADIAVFDKDFHCQAVFLGGEPLYLRSNTDSRVPSEKNR